A window of the Sphingobium sp. CAP-1 genome harbors these coding sequences:
- a CDS encoding LemA family protein, with translation MTRLRRFSSFLLPLFGALALSACGINSVPTAEEEAKAKWADVQAQYQRRANLTGNLVATVKAAGKQEQATLTAVTEARAKATSVQINATDLSDPAKVAQFQAAQAQLSQGLGRLLASVEAYPDLKTNENFLQLQSQLEGTENRIAVAIRDYNGAVQAYNTRIRTFPDAIGAKLIHGAKPMTPFQATTPGAEEAPKVDFGN, from the coding sequence ATGACGCGCCTGCGCCGCTTTTCTTCTTTTCTGCTGCCACTCTTCGGGGCGCTCGCCCTGTCCGCCTGCGGCATCAACAGCGTGCCGACCGCCGAAGAAGAAGCGAAGGCCAAATGGGCCGACGTTCAGGCGCAATATCAACGACGCGCCAATCTGACCGGCAACCTCGTCGCCACGGTGAAAGCCGCGGGCAAGCAGGAACAGGCCACTCTGACCGCCGTGACCGAAGCGCGCGCCAAAGCGACATCGGTGCAGATCAACGCGACCGACCTGTCCGATCCCGCCAAGGTCGCCCAGTTCCAGGCCGCCCAGGCGCAACTGAGCCAGGGGCTTGGCCGCCTGCTCGCCTCGGTCGAGGCCTATCCCGACCTCAAGACCAACGAGAATTTCCTCCAACTCCAGTCGCAACTGGAAGGCACGGAAAACCGCATCGCCGTCGCCATCCGCGACTATAATGGCGCGGTGCAGGCCTATAACACCCGCATCCGCACCTTCCCCGACGCGATCGGCGCGAAGCTGATCCATGGCGCCAAGCCCATGACCCCGTTCCAGGCGACCACACCGGGCGCGGAAGAAGCGCCGAAGGTCGATTTCGGCAACTGA
- the mscL gene encoding large conductance mechanosensitive channel protein MscL: MGLISEFKTFINRGNVMDLAVGVIIGGAFATITKSLTDDLIMPVVGYIFGGADFSGYFIRLGDLPAGFKGNAESYTDLKAAGVAMFGWGEFLTVMVNFLILAFVIFLLVKSVNKLMPKEEAAPAEPAATPEEVMLLREIRDSLKK, translated from the coding sequence ATGGGGCTGATTTCCGAATTCAAGACTTTCATCAATCGGGGCAACGTCATGGACTTGGCGGTCGGCGTCATCATCGGCGGCGCTTTCGCCACCATCACCAAATCGCTGACCGACGATCTGATCATGCCTGTGGTCGGCTATATTTTCGGTGGCGCGGACTTTTCCGGCTATTTCATTCGGCTGGGCGACCTCCCCGCCGGGTTCAAGGGCAATGCGGAAAGCTATACCGATCTGAAGGCGGCCGGGGTCGCCATGTTCGGCTGGGGCGAGTTTCTGACGGTCATGGTCAACTTCCTGATCCTGGCCTTCGTCATCTTCCTGCTGGTCAAGTCCGTGAACAAGCTGATGCCCAAGGAAGAGGCCGCACCGGCCGAACCTGCGGCGACGCCAGAGGAGGTCATGCTGCTGCGCGAAATCCGGGATTCGCTAAAAAAATAA